Proteins from one Papaver somniferum cultivar HN1 unplaced genomic scaffold, ASM357369v1 unplaced-scaffold_158, whole genome shotgun sequence genomic window:
- the LOC113337123 gene encoding wall-associated receptor kinase 5-like translates to MASLHVLLKFQFFVLLLLRLQILASAQIPTTAYGGIAKPGCQSLCGNVRIPYPFGIGVGCYKQLDFKITCFNGEPKYDRLNVTNISLLDGEMTIEAPIATSCLEKRRRSIYESYSDMSFELGTLTVSPTKNKFISIGCDTSAEMKSKFDLYGQHIGEGCSDCSKKVAISDGSCNGMGCCMTSIRDRVTESNVTIRRQDSLKNVSFDNSCVYAFIAEEKSFRFSSTYLQDFKNNGTGSVPVVLDWNIGFDRTCVNTECGPNTFCTPANNDGNGYLCTCKPGYTGNPYLTKSSVGHCQGGSSESGGVPHSKFNKIAAGTCLILSLVVTRLVSGISI, encoded by the exons ATGGCTTCATTACATGTTCTGCTCAAGTTTCAGTTTTTTGTCTTGTTACTACTTCGGCTGCAAATATTAGCTTCTGCACAAATACCGACCACTGCTTACGGAGGAATAGCAAAGCCTGGTTGCCAGTCTCTGTGCGGGAACGTCAGAATACCCTACCCATTCGGTATCGGTGTAGGTTGTTACAAACAATTGGATTTCAAAATAACCTGCTTCAACGGTGAGCCAAAGTACGATAGATTAAATGTTACAAACATATCGTTACTCGATGGTGAGATGACGATCGAAGCCCCAATAGCCACAAGTTGTTTGGAAAAACGTAGGAGATCTATATATGAATCATATTCTGATATGTCGTTCGAGCTGGGAACACTCACCGTGTCTCCTACAAAAAATAAGTTCATATCTATTGGTTGCGACACCTCGGCGGAGATGAAAAGTAAGTTCGATCTATATGGTCAACATATTGGTGAGGGGTGTTCAGACTGCAGTAAAAAGGTAGCCATATCTGATGGGTCTTGCAACGGTATGGGTTGTTGTATGACCTCCATCCGAGATAGAGTAACGGAATCTAATGTGACAATTAGAAGACAGGACAGTTTGAAGAATGTGAGCTTTGATAATTCTTGTGTTTATGCTTTTATAGCTGAAGAAAAATCGTTCAGGTTTTCTTCGACATATCTGCAAGATTTCAAAAATAATGGGACTGGAAGTGTCCCGGTGGTGCTTGATTGGAATATTGGTTTTGATCGGACATGCGTAAATACAGAATGTGGACCTAATACTTTCTGTACACCAGCCAATAACGATGGTAACGGTTATCTATGTACTTGTAAACCGGGTTATACAGGAAATCCTTATCTTACCAAGAGTTCTGTTGGTCATTGCCAAG GAGGAAGTTCTGAGAGTGGAGGCGTTCCCCATAGTAAATTTAACAAAATCGCTGCTG GTACCTGCCTAATCCTATCTCTAGTGGTAACCAGATTGGTATCGGGGATAAGTATATGA